The following DNA comes from Lentibacillus sp. Marseille-P4043.
TTCACTACACCTTTAGCAGCTTTCGGATCTTCCACTTGCTCACATATTGCTACCTTATAACCTTTCTCAATTAAATTTTTTATGTAATTATCCGCTGAATGATAGGGTACACCGCACATTGGAATTGGCTCTTTCTGTCCCGCATCCCGTTTTGTTAGCGTAATCTCAAGCTCCCTTGCAGCCTTTGTTGCATCATCAAAAAACATTTCATAAAAATCACCTAGCCGGAAAAACAAAAAAGCATCCTTATGCTCAGCCTTGATTTGTAAATATTGTTCCATCATTGGTGTATATTTTGCCATCATTAATCCTCCAAAAACCGAATATATATTGTTCCATTATAGCATAAATTGCAAGTTTGAAGCGACTGGATAACATGCACCGGGTTATAAGAGATTGTTCAAAAAGAAAAAACTTACGAGAGAATTTATCCCTCGTAAGTTATCTAGTCTTTACTACTACTGCTTTCGTTTAGGAAATCAGGATTCACATCACTAAGTTCATCATCCGTAATATCAAAACCCCAATCATCGTCATCATCATAATCGTGCCCTTTTGGACTTACTCGAACGTTGACTTTTGTTTCGCCAATGATTTGCACAACAAATTCACGCTCAATTTCAACAACGATTTTGTGACCTTGATTCGCAATTTTGCATTCTAAACAGTTAGGCTGTTGTACCACTTTGCAAATTACATCATAGTCATCGTTTAAACAGTTGTCATCCTTAACAGATAACGGAATATAATCACAGTAAGTTACTCGCTCTGTCACGACTTCTGTTTTTGTATTATCATTGTACGAATACCAAATGTTAATATCGTAGCTACCATTTACCTCAACCGTATCCTCCGATTTTTTCTTGGCATTATACAAATGATTGATGACCCAACAACCGAGTATGCTTGATGGCCTATGTGATGGTGTTACAGAATGCGTTGCTTGCGTGAATTTACGTCCCTTTCCACAAACGGCTTTCGTAATGATTTCTCTATATTCTTGATCAAGAAAACTCATAATTACGTATACCTCCTTTTTCTCATAGTCATTTTATGCAAGACAAATACCTAAAGTGCATAACTGATTCTATGAAAGCAAAAAGAACGGTACAACGGGGAAAGGTTATGAACAAAAATTCCAAGCGAGTGTGACTGCAACTCGCTTGGATTTCTAATTTAATGGCTGCATGCAGAGCCGTTATTCACCTTGGAACCAGTTTCACCTGAAAGCAGGTCACCACCAGTTGATTCAATGACATCATTGGTTACTTCTCTGGCAATGGTACCAGTAACAAGTTGTAACACATCATTTACAACAATTTGTGTTTCTTTAAATTCTTGTACAACAGGGATTTCATCAATCTCTTCTTGTAGACGATCAATTTCTTCCTCTACTTTTTTTAATGCTTCCTTTTTTTCATATGCTTGAAAATTAACTGCTTGTTTCTGCAGTGTTTTAATCTTATTGATCAATCGTTGTACTTTTTTATTTTCATTAATCTTAGCTTCAACTTGTTTAAAACGATCAATTTCCTCAGTGTTAGCAAGCATTCCAGCTAATTTTTTTGCTTGGTCCAATATTTGCGTACGTGTATATTCAGCCATGTTTAATTCACCTCAACTGTATTTTCTACCATTATACCATTTAATGACCATGTTTTCGCTTCTGTTATTTCCACTTCAACGATTTTTCCGATTGCTGATTTTGGCCCTTTAAAGTTTACCAATTTGTTTCTTTCCGTGTAGCCGGCAAGAACATCCGGATCTTTTTTACTCTCACCCTCTACAAGTACCTTTACGATTTTATTGTCGTATTGTTTCATTGATTCGGCTGATTGTTTATTCACAAGGTCATTTAAACGATAGAGACGCTGCTTCTTCACTTCTTCCGGCACATCATCCTTTTTGCGTGCTGCTGGTGTACCTTCACGAGGTGAATAAATAAATGTATATGCCGCTTCAAAACCAACTTCTTCAACAAGTGTCATTGTTTCCTCAAATTGTTCCTCTGTTTCATTTGGGAAGCCAACGATGATATCGGTTGTTAATGTAGCGTTTGGCATGGCCTTACGGATTTTACGGACCAATTCTAAATAGTCTTCCCGGGTATATTTACGGTTCATTTTCTTCAACACTTCACTACTACCAGATTGGACAGGTAAGTGAATGTGATCAAGCAAATTACCGCCTTGGGCAAGTACTTCGATTAAGCGATCATCAAAATCACGCGGGTGTGACGTTGTAAAACGAACTCGTGGAATATCAATTTTATGGATATCATCCATTAAATCCCCTAGCCCATACATCATATCCTCGAAATCTTTTCCGTAAGCATTCACATTTTGACCAAGTAATGTCACTTCTTGATAGCCCTGTGCAGCCAGATGGCGAATTTCTTGAATAATATCCTCTGGCCTGCGACTGCGTTCTTTACCACGGGTCATCGGTACAATACAATATGTACAGAACTTGTCACAGCCATACATAATATTTACCCATGCTTTAATTTTTCCCTTACGTGCTTTTGGAAGGTTTTCAATAATATCGCCTTCTTTGGACCATACCTCGACAACTTTTTCCTTGCCAAACATGGCTTCTTTCACTAACTGTGGAAGGCGATGAATGTTGTGCGTTCCAAAAATCAAATCTACATGTTGATGCTTCTTCATGATTTTATTCACAACAGATTCTTCTTGTGACATACATCCACAAACACCTAAAATCAAATCTGGTTTTTCCAGCTTTAACGGTTTTAAATGACCGATCTCGCCAAATACTTTGTTTTCGGCATTTTCCCGTATCGCACATGTATTTAACAAAATAATGTCTGCCTCATTTGTATCAGAAGTTGACTCATAGCCCATATCTGTTAAAATACCTGCCATAACTTCTGTATCATGTTCATTCATTTGACAGCCATATGTACGGATAAGAAACTTTTTGCCTTTTCCAATGTTCTCCATGTCTTCTGGAATGCCAAAATCATAATGCACGTTTACTTTATCTCGACCTCGTTTACGTGCTTTATTAAGGTTTGGTGGTTCATAGGTTGTTTCAAAGTATTTCGCAAAATCCACACTTGTTTTTTCACTTAATGGTTTGTCCTGTCCGGATTTTTTGTCCGCGGCATCTACTTGTTTAATTTGCGCCTGCTCTTTTCGTTGTTGTTCATTCATAACGAGACTCCTTTCTTTATATAAAAAACGCATTTACCATCATTTTTCGTACATTATTACAGTATAAAGCTTATACTTAAATTAAACAATACATGAACAATGATCGCAAACAAAAACCTTTTGCAAAGTAGAAGGCTGCAAAAAAATGCACATAAAAATAGTGCTACGCATTAAACGCAACACTTATGTTATAAATCATGTTCAAAAATTGCCAAATTAGAAGCAAGCAGATCGATGCGGCGTAGCTTTGGGCCCCGGAATGTACAATAAAAAGGTACAAAAGGAGCGAAAAAGCAAGCCAACGAAGCGATTCACCACTTATTATTTGGTATCTTTTTGAACAACTCCTTATAATGAATTAATTATCTAGGTTCTACAATCAGTTTAATTGCTGTACGTTCTTCATTATCGATCATAATGTCGGTAAATGCCGGAATACAAATCAGATCAACCCCACTTGGTGCTACAAATCCTCTAGCTATGGCTACTGCCTTCACGGCTTGGTTTAATGCACCTGCGCCGATTGCTTGAATTTCCGCTGAGCCACGTTCTCGTAAGACGTTTGCGAGTGCACCTGCTACTGAATTTGGACTTGATTTAGCTGACACTTTTAATATTTCCATTACTAGTACCTCCTTCATTTGCTAATGTAGTTCTACTGCTACTATATTCTTGGAGATGATAGCTTATTACCTTATTATGCAGGAAGAATTCAAATAATTCAAATTTCAACTAAAAAAAGGATGGTCATCATTAATTAAAATACGCTCTACGTTGGACGCAAAACCTGTTTTATCGTTAATAGTCACTAAAAATCCATTTAATTGTGTTCTCCCTTTTTTATCGACTTCAAAACGCACAGGCAAATTTGTGAGGAACTTACTCAGTACTGCTTGCCTTTCTGTACCTAAAATAGCATCATATGGTCCAGTCATCCCTACATCCGTAATATATGCAGTACCTTGAGGTAAAATGCGGTCATCTGCTGTTTGTGTATGTGTATGTGTACCAACGACTGCACTAACTCTCCCATCAACATACCAGCCCATTGCTTGTTTTTCACTTGTTGCTTCCGCGTGAAAATCAAGAAAGATGATATTCGTCCGTTTTTGTGCTTCCGCTATTAATTCATCTATTTTTCGAAACGGATCATCAAGAGGCGGCAGGAAAGTCCGTCCTTGCATGTTAATGACAGCTATTTCCGTACCATTTAAATTATAGAAAACGATACCTTTTCCAGGTGTATCTTCTGGAAAGTTAGCTGGACGTATCATATATTTGGCATCATCAATAAACTCAAATATGTCTTTTTTGTCCCAAGTATGATTACCCATTGTAATCACTTGTGCACCCCATTCTAAAAACTGCTTGTAAATTTTTTCCGTAATCCCTTTCCCGGATGCCGCATTTTCTCCGTTAATGATTGTCATGTGCGGGCGGTATTTTTCCTTTAATTTTGGTAAGTATTCTTGTACCATATCTCGTCCTGGTGAGCCTACTACATCACCGATAAATAATATTTTCATAAGTCGCATTCATCCTATCTAGTATAAGTATTATAAGTGTTTCATAACAAATATGTCTTTGTCAAAATTAACGATAAAAAATAAAAGCGGTCACATGACCACTTTTATTTTTTATCCAGTTTCAGCGATTATCGCTTCCACGTTTGTTATTTTGCATATTCAACTGCTCTTGTTTCTCGAATAACCGTTACTTTTATATGCCCTGGGTAATCGAGTTCCCCTTCAATCCGTTTGCGAATATCCCGTGCTATTCGTACCGATTCAATGTCGTCGATTTCATCAGGTTTAACCATTATACGAATTTCTCTTCCTGCCTGAATTGCAAACGATTTTTCTACACCTGTAAACGATTCTGAAATCTCTTCTAATTTCTCCAAGCGCTTAATGTAGTTCTCAAGCGTTTCACTTCTTGCTCCAGGTCTAGCTGCAGAAAGTGCATCTGCTGCAGCTACAAGGACAGAAATGATTGAAGTAGGTTCCTCATCGCCATGGTGGGAAGCAATCGAATTGATTACAACTTCATGTTCTTTATACTTCATTGCAAGTTCTTTACCAATTTCTACGTGGCTACCTTCTACTTCATGATCAATCGCTTTACCGATATCATGAAGCAAGCCAGCACGTCTTGCAAGTGTTTCATCTTCACCTAATTCTGCAGCAAGCAGCCCAGCTAAATATGCCACCTCAGTAGAATGCTTCAACACATTTTGACCATAGCTTGTACGGTATTTTAAACGACCAAGAATTTTAATTAAATCTGGATGTAGACCATGCACCCCAACTTCAAATGTTGTTTCCTCGCCAACTTCCCGTATATATTCATCAACCTCGCGTCTGGCTTTATCCACCATTTCTTCAATCCTTGCAGGGTGAATTCTACCATCCTGTACGAGCTTTTCTAAAGCCATACGAGCAGTTTCTCTACGAATTGGGTCGAATCCTGATAAAATAACTGCTTCCGGTGTATCATCGATGATTAAATCGATTCCTGTTAACGTTTCTAATGTACGTATATTACGACCTTCACGTCCGATAATACGTCCTTTCATTTCATCATTTGGAAGGTTTACAACAGATACGGTTGTTTCAGCAACGTGGTCTGCAGCACAACGTTGTAACGCAAGGGAAAGAATACTTTTTGCTTTTTTATCAGCTTCTTCTTTAGCACGATTTTCAGCTTCTTTTATCATTAATGCTGACTCGTGTGTCACCTCTTGTTCAATACGCTCTAAAATTACCTGTCTTGCCTGGTCAGTTGTATATCCTGAAATGCGTTCAAGCTCCGTTTGCTGCTCTTGTATCATAGCTTCCACTTTGCTTTCCATTTCTTCAATTTGTTGTTGTTTTTCTGTAAGCGATTGTTCCTTTTTCTCCATCAAGAGTTCACGCTTGTCCAGTGTTTCACTTTTCCTGTCCAGATTCTCTTCTTTTTGTGTCAGACGATTTTCCTGTTTTTGCATTTCGTTTCGTCTTTCTCGTAATTCATCCTCTGTCTGCTGGCGAAGTTTATGATTTTCATCTTTCGCCTCAAGAAGTGCCTCTTTCTTAGCGGCATCTGCATTTCGATGTGCTTCATCAACTATTTGCTTTGCTAAATTTTCTGCACTAGAAATTTTAGCTTCTGCAATAGATTTACGAATCAGATAACCAACAACAATACCGACGATTAGGGTAAGCAAAATGGAGATGATCAAAGTAATATCCACGGAATTCACCTCCTATTGCTATAAAATTGTACAATTCATTATTGTCGGCATGTACCATGTTCAATGAATAAATAACCAAAAATCGTATAACAAAAATTATAAAATTATACATATTAATTTTAATTCCCAAGTTAACCAATGTCAAGGAAACGTCACAATTAAAGCAAATTTGTTTAGAAATGGATGACATTGAACCTATCTTCCATAATGAGTGAAAGTTTTTACTTAGATCCTAGTAATTTACTTCCCTTAAGTGTTAAAAATAAATAAAAAAATAATCCTTTGCAGGTGAATTAGCAAAGGACTACGGGTATTTACTTATTATCAAACATCAAGACTTCCTTGTTCTTCTAATGTTTCCTCGGATTCATCATCCGTTGCATCTAAATTATAATGGGCCCGAATGGCATCGTGAATCTCTGCCATCATATCCTCATTTTCTTTCAAGAATTGTTTAGAATTTTCTCTTCCTTGTCCGAGACGTTCTTCATTATAAGAATACCAGGCGCCACTTTTGTTAACAATATCCAAATCGGAGCCAATATCAAGTATTTCACCTTCCTTGGAAATACCCTCTCCATACATAATATCTACTTCCGCCTGTTTAAAAGGAGGTGCTACTTTATTCTTCACAACTTTTATTCTAGCTTTATTTCCTACCACTTCATTTCCTTGCTTAAGTGTTTCTGCGCGCCGCACTTCTAATCGTACAGATGAGTAGAATTTAAGCGCACGTCCGCCAGGGGTAGTCTCTGGATTTCCAAACATCACGCCTACTTTTTCCCGAATTTGGTTAATGAAAATAGCAGTCGTTTTTGATTTATTGATGGCACCTGATAGTTTTCTCAATGCTTGCGACATTAAACGTGCTTGCAAACCTACATGAGAGTCTCCCATCTCCCCTTCAATTTCTGCTTTTGGAACTAAAGCCGCAACAGAGTCCACGATTAAAATATCTACAGCACCACTACGCACAAGTGCCTCCGCAATTTCCAACGCCTGCTCACCTGTATCTGGTTGTGACAAAAGCAAATCTTCAATATTAACACCTAAGGCACGGGCATAAGTTGGATCGAGCGCATGTTCGGCATCGATAAATGCCGCTTGCCCACCTTTTCGCTGTGCTTCGGCAATTGCATGAAGTGCCACAGTCGTTTTACCTGATGATTCTGGACCATAAATTTCTACAACACGTCCACGAGGGTAGCCACCTATACCTAGTGCTACGTCTAACGCTAATGAGCCACTAGGGATCGTTTCTATCTTTTGCAGGGGTTGCTCACCCAATTTCATAATTGAACCTTTCCCAAACTGCTTTTCTATTTGTCTTAACGCCATATCTAAAGCTTGTTTTCTATCACTCAACGAGTTTACCTCCTTTAATTAACTAATTCTATCATACATTGTTTTTTGTTATTTGCCAAGAAAAGTCCGAATAAATGTTCTTGTTTTTTACAACAAATTACTGGTCTAAAACTAGTATTTCATACGCTGTACCAGCTCAAAAATAAATTTTCATCGATAATTGAGGACAAATTTATTATTTCAACGATTGAAATAATAATTCATACCCTTTCATTACAGTTTTGCTTCTTACCG
Coding sequences within:
- the cotE gene encoding outer spore coat protein CotE gives rise to the protein MSFLDQEYREIITKAVCGKGRKFTQATHSVTPSHRPSSILGCWVINHLYNAKKKSEDTVEVNGSYDINIWYSYNDNTKTEVVTERVTYCDYIPLSVKDDNCLNDDYDVICKVVQQPNCLECKIANQGHKIVVEIEREFVVQIIGETKVNVRVSPKGHDYDDDDDWGFDITDDELSDVNPDFLNESSSSKD
- the recA gene encoding recombinase RecA, which codes for MSDRKQALDMALRQIEKQFGKGSIMKLGEQPLQKIETIPSGSLALDVALGIGGYPRGRVVEIYGPESSGKTTVALHAIAEAQRKGGQAAFIDAEHALDPTYARALGVNIEDLLLSQPDTGEQALEIAEALVRSGAVDILIVDSVAALVPKAEIEGEMGDSHVGLQARLMSQALRKLSGAINKSKTTAIFINQIREKVGVMFGNPETTPGGRALKFYSSVRLEVRRAETLKQGNEVVGNKARIKVVKNKVAPPFKQAEVDIMYGEGISKEGEILDIGSDLDIVNKSGAWYSYNEERLGQGRENSKQFLKENEDMMAEIHDAIRAHYNLDATDDESEETLEEQGSLDV
- the rny gene encoding ribonuclease Y produces the protein MDITLIISILLTLIVGIVVGYLIRKSIAEAKISSAENLAKQIVDEAHRNADAAKKEALLEAKDENHKLRQQTEDELRERRNEMQKQENRLTQKEENLDRKSETLDKRELLMEKKEQSLTEKQQQIEEMESKVEAMIQEQQTELERISGYTTDQARQVILERIEQEVTHESALMIKEAENRAKEEADKKAKSILSLALQRCAADHVAETTVSVVNLPNDEMKGRIIGREGRNIRTLETLTGIDLIIDDTPEAVILSGFDPIRRETARMALEKLVQDGRIHPARIEEMVDKARREVDEYIREVGEETTFEVGVHGLHPDLIKILGRLKYRTSYGQNVLKHSTEVAYLAGLLAAELGEDETLARRAGLLHDIGKAIDHEVEGSHVEIGKELAMKYKEHEVVINSIASHHGDEEPTSIISVLVAAADALSAARPGARSETLENYIKRLEKLEEISESFTGVEKSFAIQAGREIRIMVKPDEIDDIESVRIARDIRKRIEGELDYPGHIKVTVIRETRAVEYAK
- a CDS encoding TIGR00282 family metallophosphoesterase, which codes for MKILFIGDVVGSPGRDMVQEYLPKLKEKYRPHMTIINGENAASGKGITEKIYKQFLEWGAQVITMGNHTWDKKDIFEFIDDAKYMIRPANFPEDTPGKGIVFYNLNGTEIAVINMQGRTFLPPLDDPFRKIDELIAEAQKRTNIIFLDFHAEATSEKQAMGWYVDGRVSAVVGTHTHTQTADDRILPQGTAYITDVGMTGPYDAILGTERQAVLSKFLTNLPVRFEVDKKGRTQLNGFLVTINDKTGFASNVERILINDDHPFFS
- the spoVS gene encoding stage V sporulation protein SpoVS; translation: MEILKVSAKSSPNSVAGALANVLRERGSAEIQAIGAGALNQAVKAVAIARGFVAPSGVDLICIPAFTDIMIDNEERTAIKLIVEPR
- the miaB gene encoding tRNA (N6-isopentenyl adenosine(37)-C2)-methylthiotransferase MiaB, producing MNEQQRKEQAQIKQVDAADKKSGQDKPLSEKTSVDFAKYFETTYEPPNLNKARKRGRDKVNVHYDFGIPEDMENIGKGKKFLIRTYGCQMNEHDTEVMAGILTDMGYESTSDTNEADIILLNTCAIRENAENKVFGEIGHLKPLKLEKPDLILGVCGCMSQEESVVNKIMKKHQHVDLIFGTHNIHRLPQLVKEAMFGKEKVVEVWSKEGDIIENLPKARKGKIKAWVNIMYGCDKFCTYCIVPMTRGKERSRRPEDIIQEIRHLAAQGYQEVTLLGQNVNAYGKDFEDMMYGLGDLMDDIHKIDIPRVRFTTSHPRDFDDRLIEVLAQGGNLLDHIHLPVQSGSSEVLKKMNRKYTREDYLELVRKIRKAMPNATLTTDIIVGFPNETEEQFEETMTLVEEVGFEAAYTFIYSPREGTPAARKKDDVPEEVKKQRLYRLNDLVNKQSAESMKQYDNKIVKVLVEGESKKDPDVLAGYTERNKLVNFKGPKSAIGKIVEVEITEAKTWSLNGIMVENTVEVN
- a CDS encoding RicAFT regulatory complex protein RicA family protein yields the protein MAEYTRTQILDQAKKLAGMLANTEEIDRFKQVEAKINENKKVQRLINKIKTLQKQAVNFQAYEKKEALKKVEEEIDRLQEEIDEIPVVQEFKETQIVVNDVLQLVTGTIAREVTNDVIESTGGDLLSGETGSKVNNGSACSH